One genomic region from Thermoleptolyngbya sichuanensis A183 encodes:
- a CDS encoding J domain-containing protein has protein sequence MPGQSPDATYPTPPSTNYYTILGLRHTASVQEIRRAYRDLSKLYHPDTTELPPDVATAKFHALNEAYATLSSPERRAAYDLKSGYSRVSVIQTPANFNRPVSEARRYRSSAYLDPSDRPLSAGELFALFILGVTFVACLLLVLAVGVSRGEFTIASLKSERLVEIIHQATAHSAVSPPDVSSHAPVDFDPEAPSDAVME, from the coding sequence GTGCCAGGGCAATCACCCGATGCGACCTATCCCACGCCACCATCCACCAACTATTACACTATTCTGGGGCTGCGCCATACGGCATCGGTGCAAGAGATTCGTCGCGCCTATCGAGACTTGAGCAAGCTCTACCACCCAGATACGACGGAACTGCCGCCCGACGTGGCTACGGCCAAGTTTCACGCCCTCAACGAGGCCTACGCCACGCTGAGCAGCCCAGAGCGCCGCGCCGCCTATGACTTGAAAAGCGGCTATTCCCGCGTTTCGGTCATCCAGACCCCGGCAAATTTCAATCGTCCCGTTTCCGAAGCCCGCCGCTATCGATCAAGCGCTTATCTTGATCCGAGCGATCGCCCCCTGTCTGCGGGTGAGCTATTTGCCCTGTTCATCTTGGGAGTTACCTTTGTCGCCTGCCTGCTGCTGGTGCTGGCGGTGGGCGTTTCGCGGGGCGAGTTTACCATCGCCAGCCTCAAGTCCGAGCGCTTGGTCGAAATTATTCACCAGGCCACAGCCCACTCTGCGGTTTCTCCCCCCGATGTCTCCAGTCATGCGCCAGTGGACTTTGACCCGGAAGCCCCGAGTGATGCCGTGATGGAGTGA
- a CDS encoding bifunctional riboflavin kinase/FAD synthetase has protein sequence MWITSCLETVKTPTVVALGNFDGVHPGHQTVIEPVWLAAQQFRATCAVGSGAIAPVPTVVTFHPHPREFFTGKRRDLLTPLAEKVAQLKPLGVAQLVRLPFDHDLSCLSPEAFVEQILVRSLAAQEISVGENFCFGHKRAGTAEDLRAIAARYDIPVHIVPMYTLDGERVSSSTIRDYLQQGLVRPAARLLGRPYMLVGDVVKGQQLGRSLGFPTANLCLPEEKFLPRLGVYAVRVWVQNEAFPNALVLPPADPARQPQPGVMNLGYRPTVDGSQRQVEVHLLDWAGDLYGKTLVVGLEAFLRAEQKFDSLDALKAQIQQDCDQARSLLTTSP, from the coding sequence GTGTGGATCACATCCTGCTTAGAGACGGTAAAAACCCCGACAGTCGTTGCCCTAGGAAACTTTGACGGCGTTCACCCAGGGCATCAAACTGTGATTGAACCTGTTTGGCTGGCCGCGCAGCAGTTTCGGGCAACTTGCGCTGTGGGTTCTGGCGCGATCGCCCCTGTTCCGACCGTTGTGACATTCCACCCCCACCCCCGCGAGTTTTTTACGGGCAAGCGCCGCGATTTGCTGACTCCGCTGGCGGAAAAGGTGGCTCAACTCAAACCCCTTGGGGTCGCGCAACTGGTGCGGCTACCGTTCGACCATGACCTATCGTGCCTGTCGCCAGAGGCATTTGTAGAGCAGATTTTGGTGCGATCGCTGGCGGCACAGGAAATTAGCGTGGGCGAGAATTTTTGCTTTGGGCATAAGCGGGCGGGCACGGCGGAAGATTTGCGGGCGATCGCCGCTCGGTACGACATTCCCGTTCACATCGTGCCCATGTATACGCTGGACGGCGAGCGGGTCAGCAGTTCCACCATCCGCGACTATTTGCAGCAAGGACTTGTGCGGCCCGCTGCGCGGCTGCTGGGGCGACCCTACATGCTCGTCGGCGACGTGGTGAAGGGGCAGCAGTTGGGGCGATCGCTCGGCTTTCCCACTGCAAATCTGTGCCTGCCCGAAGAAAAGTTTTTGCCCCGACTGGGCGTGTATGCGGTTCGAGTTTGGGTTCAGAATGAGGCTTTTCCCAACGCCTTAGTCCTCCCGCCCGCAGACCCAGCAAGGCAGCCGCAGCCCGGCGTGATGAACCTGGGCTATCGTCCAACGGTAGACGGCAGCCAGCGCCAGGTGGAAGTTCACCTGCTGGACTGGGCGGGCGATCTGTACGGCAAAACGCTGGTGGTCGGCCTAGAGGCATTTCTCCGCGCTGAGCAAAAGTTTGATTCCCTCGACGCGCTGAAGGCGCAAATTCAGCAAGACTGCGACCAAGCGCGATCGCTCCTCACCACGTCCCCATGA
- the lysA gene encoding diaminopimelate decarboxylase — MVSTPAPALDNSGRQYLPTLDPATASPNQVLMPLTARANAQNHLEIGGCDVTTLVERFGSPLYILDEETLRTACRQYREAFRQYYPGESLVIYASKAWNCLAVCAVVDSEELGLDVVSGGELYTALKAGVSPDKIYLHGNNKSVEELSLAVSAGCTIVVDNWQELKTLVSLAADSETSETAGGQPIRILLRLTPGIECHTHEYIRTGHLDSKFGFDPEQLDEVFAYVSQQPALLCVGLHAHIGSQIFELQAHQDLTSVMVQWLSKAAQYGLPISELDIGGGLGIRYTESDDPPSIDEWVKVICEGIIRACQRQGVAMPRLIAEPGRSLIGSACVTAYRVGGQKTVPGIRTYVTVDGGMSDNPRPITYQSVYRAVVANKLSAPMTESVAIAGKHCESGDIVIKDAKLPPTEPGDVLVVMGTGAYNYSMASNYNRLPRPAAVLVNQGDASLILQRETVEDLIRQDRLPERLVRREG, encoded by the coding sequence ATGGTTTCGACTCCTGCACCTGCTCTAGACAACTCTGGTCGTCAATACTTGCCTACGTTAGACCCTGCGACTGCTTCACCGAATCAAGTTCTAATGCCGCTGACTGCCCGCGCCAACGCACAGAACCATCTGGAAATCGGCGGCTGCGACGTGACAACGCTGGTGGAGAGATTTGGTTCGCCGCTGTACATATTAGATGAAGAAACGCTGCGAACAGCCTGTCGTCAATATCGAGAGGCCTTTCGTCAATACTATCCGGGCGAGTCGCTGGTGATCTACGCCTCCAAAGCCTGGAACTGTCTGGCCGTGTGTGCAGTGGTAGATAGCGAAGAGTTGGGGCTGGATGTCGTCTCTGGCGGAGAACTCTACACTGCGCTAAAAGCAGGCGTGTCGCCCGACAAGATTTACCTGCATGGCAACAATAAGTCGGTTGAGGAGTTGTCGCTGGCTGTCAGCGCAGGCTGCACGATTGTCGTGGACAATTGGCAGGAATTGAAAACCCTGGTGTCTCTGGCGGCTGATTCGGAAACTTCGGAAACTGCTGGCGGCCAGCCGATTCGCATTCTGCTGCGCCTGACCCCCGGCATCGAGTGCCACACCCACGAATACATCCGCACCGGACATTTGGACAGCAAGTTTGGCTTCGATCCTGAGCAGTTGGACGAAGTGTTTGCCTACGTTAGCCAGCAGCCTGCGCTGCTGTGTGTTGGATTACACGCGCATATTGGGTCGCAAATTTTTGAGCTACAGGCCCATCAAGATCTGACCAGCGTTATGGTGCAATGGCTGAGCAAAGCAGCGCAGTATGGACTGCCGATTAGTGAACTGGATATTGGCGGTGGACTGGGCATCCGCTATACCGAGTCGGACGATCCGCCCAGCATTGACGAGTGGGTGAAGGTGATTTGCGAGGGCATTATTCGCGCCTGCCAGCGGCAGGGTGTGGCGATGCCCCGACTGATTGCGGAACCGGGGCGATCGCTCATTGGTTCAGCCTGCGTTACGGCCTATCGCGTGGGGGGACAAAAGACAGTTCCTGGCATTCGCACCTACGTCACGGTCGATGGCGGCATGTCCGACAATCCCCGCCCGATTACCTACCAGTCGGTCTACCGCGCGGTGGTGGCTAATAAGCTGTCGGCCCCGATGACAGAATCGGTGGCGATCGCCGGAAAGCACTGCGAATCGGGCGACATCGTCATCAAAGACGCAAAACTGCCCCCCACTGAGCCAGGGGACGTGCTGGTGGTGATGGGTACGGGCGCATATAACTACAGCATGGCCTCCAACTACAACCGATTGCCTCGTCCAGCGGCGGTGCTGGTCAACCAGGGCGATGCCAGCCTGATCTTGCAGCGCGAAACGGTAGAAGACTTGATCCGCCAGGATCGCCTGCCAGAGCGACTGGTGCGGCGCGAGGGCTGA
- a CDS encoding YdcF family protein gives MSNLRGILGRFWTNLNWELVDLLTNPAKVTLLFVILLALLWVVPRLIPGSKNWIRQRKSLKRLLMGALVLYWLMVSPLGAAALTYPLVTALPPDSGQTADAIVVLTRNSRDEGRRYETAVDLYKQGRSPRIFVTMEHNMEEIAELLEQQNIPLSVLAATRCARTTKDEAESTATILGPQGVKTIILITDPAHLKRATLTFEGYGFSVIPHAETAPIPSARRSLLALREYPALVSYLLLGRFHPDSPDALKNPPPELLEKVRERGCAIAPN, from the coding sequence ATGTCAAACCTGCGCGGAATCCTTGGACGATTTTGGACAAATCTGAACTGGGAACTGGTGGATTTACTCACCAATCCAGCGAAAGTCACGCTCTTATTCGTCATCTTGCTGGCGTTGCTGTGGGTCGTTCCTAGGCTCATCCCCGGTTCAAAAAACTGGATTCGGCAGCGAAAATCTCTAAAGCGCCTGCTGATGGGCGCATTGGTGCTGTATTGGCTGATGGTTTCGCCGCTGGGTGCCGCCGCGCTCACCTATCCACTGGTAACTGCCCTACCCCCTGATTCGGGACAAACTGCTGATGCCATTGTCGTGCTGACGCGCAATTCTCGCGATGAGGGGCGACGCTATGAGACGGCTGTGGATCTTTACAAGCAAGGGCGATCGCCCCGGATCTTTGTAACGATGGAGCACAATATGGAGGAGATCGCGGAACTGCTTGAGCAACAAAACATTCCGCTATCGGTTCTCGCAGCGACGCGGTGTGCCCGCACTACCAAGGACGAAGCCGAGTCAACGGCGACCATTTTGGGGCCCCAAGGCGTAAAGACGATTATCTTGATCACCGATCCGGCTCATCTGAAGCGGGCAACGTTGACCTTTGAGGGCTACGGCTTCTCGGTTATTCCCCATGCTGAAACTGCGCCCATTCCGTCTGCACGGCGATCGCTCCTAGCGCTGCGAGAATATCCCGCCCTGGTCAGCTACCTGTTGCTGGGACGGTTTCACCCAGATTCGCCCGATGCACTGAAAAATCCGCCCCCTGAACTGCTGGAAAAAGTCCGGGAGCGGGGATGTGCGATCGCCCCAAACTAG
- a CDS encoding DUF3143 domain-containing protein has product MSLPPADTPLYNHPLPEIEQWLISQGCQQDRDNLHCWYVQKPQWEAEIVMDVDSIAVRYIGAGENGQDLVRSFKYSLSRRDLDEAIFVGP; this is encoded by the coding sequence ATGTCCCTCCCCCCTGCCGATACGCCGCTCTATAATCATCCGCTGCCCGAAATTGAGCAGTGGCTCATTTCGCAGGGCTGCCAGCAAGACCGCGACAATTTGCATTGCTGGTATGTACAAAAGCCTCAGTGGGAAGCAGAAATTGTGATGGATGTAGACTCCATTGCCGTTCGCTACATTGGTGCGGGCGAAAACGGGCAAGATCTGGTGCGATCGTTCAAGTATTCTCTAAGCCGTCGAGACTTGGACGAGGCAATTTTTGTTGGGCCGTGA
- the surE gene encoding 5'/3'-nucleotidase SurE encodes MHLLISNDDGIFSLGIRTLANTLAQAGHQITVVCPDRERSATGHGLTLHKPIRAEQVEGIFQPSVMAWACSGTPSDCVKLALGALLNTPPDMVLSGINHGSNLGTDVLYSGTVSAAMEGVIEDVTGIAFSLTSFSSKDFQPAANFAQRLVAYLAANPLPQPMLLNVNVPAVPVEKIAGVAITRQGLRRYIDQFEKRIDPRGKTYYWLAGELLEDVPQPDLELVVTSQTRLGEASGTWLNQMMTDVQAIRQHYITITPLQYNLSCAHGLHHLRDWTLSVE; translated from the coding sequence ATGCACCTCTTAATCAGCAACGATGACGGAATTTTTTCTCTAGGAATTCGCACCCTGGCAAACACCCTTGCCCAAGCAGGGCATCAAATCACCGTCGTCTGCCCCGACCGAGAGCGATCGGCCACTGGGCATGGGCTAACCCTCCACAAACCGATTCGGGCAGAGCAGGTCGAAGGTATCTTCCAGCCTAGCGTCATGGCCTGGGCCTGTTCGGGCACCCCTTCTGACTGCGTAAAGCTGGCGCTGGGAGCGCTCCTCAACACCCCCCCTGACATGGTGCTATCGGGCATCAACCACGGCTCTAATCTGGGCACAGACGTGCTGTATTCAGGGACTGTTTCGGCGGCAATGGAAGGCGTTATCGAAGATGTAACTGGCATTGCCTTCAGCCTCACCAGCTTCTCCTCAAAAGATTTTCAGCCTGCTGCCAACTTTGCCCAGCGGCTCGTTGCTTACTTAGCCGCCAACCCGCTGCCCCAGCCGATGCTGCTGAATGTCAACGTGCCCGCTGTGCCTGTCGAAAAAATTGCGGGCGTAGCCATAACTCGACAGGGACTCCGGCGCTACATTGACCAGTTTGAAAAGCGAATTGACCCCAGGGGCAAAACCTATTACTGGCTGGCGGGCGAGCTGTTGGAAGACGTGCCGCAGCCAGACCTAGAACTGGTGGTGACTTCGCAGACCCGGCTCGGTGAAGCCAGCGGAACATGGCTGAATCAAATGATGACCGATGTCCAGGCCATTCGCCAGCACTACATCACCATTACGCCGCTGCAATATAACCTTTCCTGTGCCCACGGTTTGCATCATCTCCGGGATTGGACATTATCGGTTGAATAA
- a CDS encoding isoprenyl transferase, which yields MTAKPTVLRDLPADLQQERLPKHVAVIMDGNGRWAKQRGLPRIMGHRRGVDTLKELLRCCRDWGIGALTAYAFSTENWGRPLEEVDFLMTLFERVLRQELREMMEEQVRIRFVGDLSRLPASLRAEIERSMAETSQNQGIQFSVATNYGGRQEIVQACRAIATQVEQGKLHSEDIDEALFSQHLYTQGTVDPDLLIRTSGEMRISNFLLWQMAYAEIYITDTLWPDFDRAEFHRALVDYQQRDRRFGRLSS from the coding sequence ATGACAGCAAAGCCAACCGTTCTTAGAGACCTGCCCGCAGATTTGCAGCAGGAGCGCCTGCCCAAACACGTTGCTGTGATTATGGACGGCAACGGTCGCTGGGCCAAACAGCGGGGCTTGCCGCGCATCATGGGTCATCGCCGAGGTGTTGATACCCTCAAGGAACTGCTGCGCTGCTGCCGAGATTGGGGCATCGGAGCCTTGACAGCCTATGCTTTTTCGACGGAAAACTGGGGTCGTCCACTGGAAGAGGTGGACTTTTTAATGACTTTGTTTGAGCGGGTGCTGCGCCAGGAACTCCGCGAAATGATGGAAGAACAGGTGCGGATTCGGTTTGTGGGAGATCTGTCGAGGCTGCCTGCGTCGCTGCGGGCTGAGATTGAGCGGTCGATGGCAGAAACCAGCCAAAATCAAGGCATTCAGTTTTCTGTGGCTACGAACTATGGCGGGCGGCAGGAGATTGTCCAGGCTTGTCGGGCGATCGCCACTCAGGTCGAGCAGGGCAAACTGCACTCGGAAGACATTGACGAGGCGCTGTTTTCTCAGCATTTATATACCCAGGGGACGGTCGATCCTGACCTGCTGATCCGCACCAGCGGCGAAATGCGAATCAGTAACTTCTTGCTGTGGCAGATGGCCTACGCCGAGATTTATATTACCGACACGCTGTGGCCCGACTTTGACCGGGCAGAGTTTCACCGGGCGCTGGTGGACTATCAACAGCGCGATCGCCGCTTTGGTCGTCTCTCTTCGTAA
- a CDS encoding MBL fold metallo-hydrolase, producing MSSVKNQFTIHFWGVRGSIACPGAETVRYGGNTSCVEMRVAGERLIFDGGTGLRVLGQSLLREMPLRINMFFTHSHWDHIQGFPFFVPAFVKGNKFNIYGAIAPNGSTIEQRLNDQMLHPNFPVPLQIMGADMNFCDLEIGESVQVGDVLVENALLNHPGESVGYRVNWGDRAVAYITDTEHFPDRLDENVLWLCRNADVMIYDATYTDEEYYSEKSSKVGWGHSTWQEAVKVAKAANVKKVVIFHHDPLHSDEFMDRVQEDTRKHFPNSIVAYEGLEIDVLAEAAASAASAESADTTDGKPAASQASISA from the coding sequence ATGTCTAGCGTGAAAAACCAGTTTACGATTCATTTCTGGGGTGTGAGGGGCAGTATTGCCTGTCCTGGCGCAGAGACGGTGCGCTATGGGGGGAACACTTCCTGTGTGGAAATGCGCGTCGCTGGAGAGCGGCTGATTTTTGATGGCGGTACGGGGCTGCGAGTGCTGGGGCAGTCTTTGCTGCGAGAGATGCCGCTGCGAATCAATATGTTCTTTACCCATTCCCACTGGGATCACATCCAGGGCTTTCCGTTTTTTGTGCCAGCCTTTGTCAAAGGCAATAAGTTCAATATTTATGGGGCGATCGCCCCCAACGGCTCCACCATCGAGCAGCGGCTTAATGACCAGATGCTGCATCCCAACTTCCCTGTGCCGCTGCAAATCATGGGGGCGGATATGAACTTCTGCGACCTAGAGATTGGAGAGTCGGTGCAGGTGGGGGACGTGCTGGTAGAAAACGCCCTGCTAAACCATCCGGGCGAGTCGGTGGGGTATCGCGTCAACTGGGGCGATCGCGCGGTTGCCTATATCACCGACACCGAGCATTTTCCCGATCGGCTGGATGAAAACGTCCTCTGGCTCTGTCGCAACGCGGATGTCATGATCTACGATGCCACCTACACCGACGAGGAATACTACTCGGAAAAATCCAGCAAAGTTGGCTGGGGACATTCGACCTGGCAGGAAGCGGTGAAGGTTGCGAAGGCAGCGAACGTGAAGAAAGTCGTGATTTTCCACCACGACCCGCTGCACAGCGACGAGTTTATGGATCGCGTCCAGGAAGACACCCGTAAGCATTTTCCCAACAGCATCGTTGCCTACGAAGGGCTGGAGATTGACGTACTGGCAGAGGCAGCAGCATCCGCAGCATCCGCAGAATCAGCAGACACGACTGACGGCAAGCCTGCTGCTTCGCAAGCCAGCATTTCTGCCTGA
- the cdaA gene encoding diadenylate cyclase CdaA, producing the protein MGSLLKQWLTNPGWTQSLLLHGIDVVLVLMLTYMVLVIIGDRRTLWMVRGLIVLMLASALSKALSLQLLSFVLEKLVIGSAVAMAFMLQAEFRRLLEQLGRGEIWQLLKPATEAVPKSDSVIDEIVDAVKELSQNRTGALLILETNRPIDERDFSVPGVKLNAEVSKELLQTIFQTSTLLHDGAVLIRGSRLAAAGVILPLSERSASRQLGTRHRAAMGITERVEQCLCIVVSEETGSISLAEGGILNRPLTSSKLRELLIARFSQSVEREPVAPQLRSLGRQFIDRLKLFLPPPFRISKSASRRKNDSKANRS; encoded by the coding sequence ATGGGATCTTTGCTAAAGCAATGGCTGACAAACCCTGGCTGGACTCAGTCCTTGCTGCTGCATGGGATTGATGTCGTATTGGTGCTGATGCTGACCTACATGGTGCTAGTGATTATTGGCGATCGCCGCACGCTGTGGATGGTGCGCGGGTTAATCGTGCTGATGCTGGCTTCGGCGCTCAGCAAAGCCTTGAGCCTGCAACTGCTCAGCTTTGTGCTAGAAAAGCTAGTCATTGGATCTGCGGTGGCGATGGCCTTTATGCTGCAAGCAGAGTTTCGGCGGCTGTTGGAGCAGCTTGGGCGCGGCGAAATCTGGCAACTGCTGAAACCCGCCACCGAAGCAGTACCCAAATCTGACAGCGTGATTGATGAAATCGTCGATGCAGTCAAAGAACTGTCCCAAAATCGCACGGGCGCACTGCTGATCTTGGAAACCAACCGCCCCATCGACGAGCGCGATTTTTCGGTTCCCGGGGTCAAACTCAACGCCGAAGTTTCAAAGGAACTCTTGCAAACTATTTTTCAAACCTCAACGCTGCTCCACGATGGAGCCGTGCTGATTCGCGGGTCGCGGCTGGCCGCAGCAGGCGTAATTTTGCCCCTGTCAGAACGCAGCGCCTCGCGGCAACTAGGCACTCGCCACCGGGCTGCAATGGGAATTACTGAGCGAGTGGAGCAATGCCTCTGTATAGTGGTATCGGAAGAAACGGGTTCAATTTCTCTGGCAGAAGGCGGCATTTTGAACCGTCCCCTGACGAGCAGCAAGCTGCGAGAACTGCTCATTGCCCGGTTTTCTCAGTCGGTCGAGCGTGAACCCGTCGCCCCTCAGTTGCGGAGTTTGGGTCGCCAGTTTATCGATCGGCTCAAGCTCTTTTTGCCCCCTCCCTTTCGCATTTCCAAGTCGGCTTCTCGGAGAAAAAATGACAGCAAAGCCAACCGTTCTTAG
- the rimI gene encoding ribosomal protein S18-alanine N-acetyltransferase produces MDTLYLSLLTRDQVDAAVALDRQCLGGLWTEDGYLREIDSPNSTLLALTAAAADGETSLAGLGCLWMILDEAHITTLAVHPAQRGRGLGQLLLTALMQAAWQHQMHWATLEVRASNRAAIALYQKFGFTDVGLRPRYYQNPEEDALILWRRGLQEPDFSDTLRQWWGWVGDRHRQHGWNLIPAQSPTQEEAGDLGFSAIPLDIGIFS; encoded by the coding sequence ATGGACACGCTATATCTGTCGCTGTTGACACGGGATCAAGTCGATGCCGCCGTGGCGCTGGATCGGCAGTGTTTGGGTGGCCTGTGGACGGAAGACGGTTATTTGAGAGAAATTGACAGCCCAAATAGCACGCTGCTGGCGCTGACCGCTGCGGCAGCGGATGGGGAAACCTCACTCGCTGGGCTGGGCTGTCTGTGGATGATTCTGGACGAGGCGCACATCACGACGCTGGCAGTGCATCCGGCACAGCGGGGGCGGGGGCTGGGGCAACTGCTGCTGACGGCGTTGATGCAGGCAGCGTGGCAACATCAGATGCACTGGGCAACGCTGGAAGTGCGGGCATCAAACAGAGCGGCGATCGCCCTCTATCAAAAATTTGGCTTCACGGATGTCGGCCTGCGGCCCCGCTACTACCAAAACCCCGAAGAGGACGCGCTGATTCTCTGGCGCAGGGGGCTGCAAGAGCCAGACTTCTCAGACACGCTGCGGCAGTGGTGGGGCTGGGTGGGCGATCGCCATCGTCAGCATGGGTGGAACCTGATCCCCGCCCAATCCCCTACCCAAGAAGAAGCAGGCGATCTGGGATTTTCTGCCATCCCTCTTGACATAGGTATCTTTTCCTAG
- a CDS encoding glycosyltransferase family 4 protein: MTSQILSDCSALRLLFLSTPVAPLGTGLGGGVELTLYNLAIEMTQRGHRVQIVAPEGSQLPQSADAAPVAIAQIPGKLQTSAQTQHYTDPITLPPESVLGNMWDYARQAQHDVDVLVNFAYDWLPLYLTPFFQRPVAHLISMGSLSAAMDAAIQQVARMFPGTLAAHSHAQVDTFPDAGGFRVLGNGLDLSRYEFCAEPENRLGWVGRLAPEKGLEDAIALAAQTQIPLSVWGAMPDPAYWQQIQQRYPDAPVEYRGFLSTEELQQDLGRCRALVMTPKWVEAFGNVAVEALACGVPVIAYRRGGPSEIVTDGETGWLVEPDQVAELVAAVDKLGQIDRAACRRRAEAHYSKQAMGDRTEQWFRDLLQKRSPSAIAQTFG, from the coding sequence ATGACCTCCCAAATCCTTTCCGACTGTTCCGCTCTGCGGCTGCTGTTTCTTTCGACCCCGGTTGCGCCACTGGGCACAGGGCTGGGCGGCGGCGTGGAACTGACGCTGTACAACCTGGCAATAGAGATGACCCAGCGGGGACACAGGGTGCAAATCGTCGCGCCGGAGGGTTCCCAACTGCCGCAGTCTGCCGACGCGGCCCCAGTGGCGATCGCCCAGATTCCTGGCAAGCTGCAAACCAGTGCCCAGACCCAGCACTATACCGACCCGATTACCCTACCGCCAGAGTCGGTGCTGGGCAACATGTGGGACTATGCCCGCCAAGCGCAGCACGACGTTGATGTGCTGGTGAACTTTGCCTACGACTGGCTGCCGCTTTACCTCACGCCCTTTTTTCAGCGGCCCGTGGCCCATCTGATCAGCATGGGATCGTTGTCAGCGGCGATGGATGCTGCCATTCAGCAGGTCGCCCGCATGTTTCCGGGCACGCTTGCCGCCCACAGCCACGCCCAGGTGGATACTTTTCCAGATGCAGGCGGATTCCGCGTGCTGGGCAACGGCCTGGATCTGTCACGCTACGAGTTTTGTGCCGAGCCAGAGAATCGACTGGGCTGGGTGGGGCGACTGGCTCCCGAAAAGGGTCTGGAAGATGCGATCGCCCTCGCCGCACAAACCCAAATTCCCCTCTCGGTGTGGGGGGCGATGCCCGATCCCGCCTACTGGCAGCAGATCCAGCAGCGCTATCCTGATGCGCCGGTCGAGTACCGGGGGTTTCTCTCAACCGAAGAATTGCAGCAAGACCTGGGCCGCTGTCGGGCGCTGGTCATGACTCCTAAATGGGTCGAGGCATTCGGCAATGTGGCTGTGGAAGCGCTGGCCTGCGGCGTACCCGTCATTGCCTACCGCCGGGGCGGCCCGTCGGAAATTGTCACCGATGGGGAAACGGGCTGGCTGGTGGAGCCGGATCAGGTTGCTGAACTGGTGGCGGCTGTTGACAAGCTGGGGCAAATCGACCGGGCGGCCTGTCGCCGCCGCGCCGAAGCTCACTACTCGAAGCAGGCGATGGGCGATCGCACGGAGCAGTGGTTCCGTGACCTGCTTCAAAAGCGTTCTCCTAGCGCGATCGCCCAGACATTTGGTTAA